In Bos indicus x Bos taurus breed Angus x Brahman F1 hybrid chromosome 23, Bos_hybrid_MaternalHap_v2.0, whole genome shotgun sequence, the genomic window CGAGGAGGAAACAGTCCAGAAGGGGAAGGCATCCAGCTTCTGGTCCTTCCAGGCGGCACAAGGGACCTCACGCTATGCCCCACCCACGTCTGACCAGATGCACGGCCCAGGTCCCCGCTCCGTGCCATTTGAGAACTGATGGGAATTGGATGGTCATGTCGAGGGAGGCTGTATTTTGTTGGCTTTTCCCCCCTGTGGTTTTCACCATCTGTTTCTTTTAATGCATAAACAAGGAAAATGACTGGTTTGgaatgcaaagtttaaaaaaaatagatgaccACAGGCATCCTCTAAATGAGAAAGAGGGAGCACGCAGGAGTTCAGTGACATTTGTCAGGAAGTGAGGCGTTAAATACTGGGGAGCTCAGATGCTCTCTGCCAGGGACCGTCCGCACAGGCAAGGCAGAGCCTTGCCGGGGACCCACCTTCCTGAGACGGCGCCTCCTGTTTACATGTACCAAGGGCTATTTTTGATACCAGCACCACCCCATCTATCTCCCAGCCCCCCTCCGTTTTTCAAACTAAAGATGAAACCCTTCGGCTGGCCTTCAGCATAACCAGCCTTGATTTTCCATTAGCATTATTACTAACTTGGCAGCCTTGGATAGAATCCACTCTTAGAAGCTTGTAGACTGAACAAAAGCAGGGTTGTGAGTAGGTTCTATTACAGAGCCAAAACAGAGAGCTATAAATAGAGGAGCTGATGAGATAGAGGAAGAGAAGGTACTTCATGTCTCTCCTGGACAATAgtgagtgaagaaaaaaaaaaatcatctaaggGCATGGGGAACACAGTGTATCTTTCTTGAGCGACCAGCATCCTGCTTTAAAAAAGGAAGACTTGCTCTGCAGGATACAGTAGCCACTTTGTGAAATGGTTCTGTATGCTTTGTGCCAGCAAACCTTAAAGCAAGAGACTCCTTTTTTAAAGCTGAGGCAGTGGAGAGATGGGCTGGGCTGGTGGCTGCATACTAATCTCTTTTACCTTCCTTGCAAGACATAATCAGCTACAAGCACCAGGGATTTAAGGAGCAAATTGAACCCAGGCATTTAGAGCCCCCAGGGAGAAGGGCACTGGCGCTTTTGGCTGAGTTCCACCCATTTCAGGGTAAGACGGATATGAGCATTTTTCGCATACTTTTGTAGGCAGCCTGACGCCAGAGTTTTCACATTAGAGAAAGGATAAAAGATGatggtttctcaggaaacaaccAGCTCTTCCTAATCTGCGATGTCTGTTCTCACAAATGTCATGGAGCTGGGTGCTGTTAGCACGTCACCCCACAGAGGTGAGGCAGACACAAGACCCTGGTCATTTAGAAGCTCTGGGGGGGATTAAATATACTTTCAAAGGAGCTTAAGTTCCAGTCATTTCTCTACCCGGGCTTAGGACACAGTGGGGCGTGTAGATCTGAAAATACGAGCCTGGCTGGTGAGGTTTgtttcattgacatttgttcCAGATGCTGGGCTGCGATGAGCATGTCTGACGTCTGACGTCACTTGGTCGTGGGCACCGTCTGGACGTTTGCTCCCCTGGTGGAAATGGGAAAATGATTAGACCTGAACTCTCTTCCTGGTCGGCTCCAGGACTCAATGTTTCATGCATTTCATTCTTTAGCATGAAAGCTTCTGGAGCCTTCTCAGGACAGTGCTGTGCAAGCTTTAGCGTCATAAACCTATGGAATTCATGCCTATGGAATTTTAGTTATAATCATAATCACGTCAGATGAAGAGGCTTCCGGGGGAAGGTATGAGAGGAATTTTAAGTGGCTCAACTCTATTTACATTATTCACTTTACAAATGGTTTCAGagcccttttttttccttttcttttcttttcattatgcTGTGCTCCAGAGGGTTGATCTAGgactttcataatttaaacacAATTCTCCCTTCAAgtgggcttctgaggtggctcagtgggcaaagaatactcctgcaatgcagaagatgcaggttcaatttcctgggtcaggaaaatcccctggaggaggacatggaaactgaccctagtattcttgccaggagaatcccatgcacagaggagtctggtgggccacagtccacggggtcgcaaagagtcggccacaactgaagcaaatgaaCTCGTTCTCTTCAAGTACCTTTTGGGAATCAGGACTTGGTCTGACCAACTCTAAGGTGATTTTATTACcatgaggaaggcagagagattTCAGGGACTGGTTCTTCACTGGGATTCAAGAGGGACTTGAAAGTTGACTGGCTTGGTGTCTCCTCGTCTCCTTCCTTTggtctcctccctcttccttttttcttcctagtGGGGGAGAGATGGGGGCGGAGCGTCTGATCAAGAGGCTTTGCGATGCCCTCAGGACTCGGTTTGGAAGTTTACTCGTGTCTCCCCATCCACAGGTGATCACGCCGGTGAGGACAAGCCACGGCTATGTGTACGAGTACCCGACCAGATACCAAAAGGACGTCTATGATGTCCCTCCTTTCCAGACGGCTCACGGGGTGCGTACCAAGAACGTGGTCGTCACCGGGGAGGGGCCACCTCGGGGCAGCTTTCCTTCTGGGCTCCGGAGGAAAGGGAAGTTCACAAAATCTGCACATTTCATGTGAAGCTTTACTTAGGTTGTCTATTCAGGGGCCAGGATTACTTGTTTTCTGGATTTGTGTTATTAAGGAATCTGAGGCTTTGATCTCACAAAGCTTTTGTTGCTTATCGTTTTCTCAGGGAGCgtaaagtttaaaatacactttaaagtACAGACagtgttgggaattccctggagatccagaggttagggggcacaggttggatccctactcagggaaccaagatcccctCATGCTATGCAGTGTAGCCACAAACcattaagttaaattaaaaaataataaagtacacaCAGTGCAGATTTTTTTCACCTAAGATCATTTTTATACTCAATCTAAGTCAAAGAACCCAAAATTGAAAAATTCCATCAATTTTTATTACATAGAATTCAGCCAAAGAGCAAGGGAATACATAACCTGGTAAACACGTCCATCATTAAAAGCTTAGTACATAACAAAATAACAAGTAGGacttttcttggtggctcagtcgtaaagaaaccacctcccagtgcaggagacttgggttcgatccctggtcccagaagatcccacgtgccacggagcaactcaGCCCGTGAGCCATaaccaagcctgtgctctagagccggggctCTGCAACAGAAAAAGCCCCCAAAACGTGAAGCCCCcgcgccacaaccagagagcagcctccTTGTGCCatcactagagaaaagccacacAGCAAGAAAGACTTAGCACGGGCAAAAATAGATGtgtaaattgaaaacaaaaaaaaaaacataaaaatgacaaGTATGTCCATGCTGGCTGACTCAGGTGTTTCTCCCCAGGTGTATGACATCCCGCCATCCTCTGTGAAGGTTCCCGTGTTTTCTGTCCCTGTGGGAGAGATAAAGCCTCAAGGGGTCTATGACATCCCTCCTAGCAAAGGGGTAAGTGAGCTACTGCAGAAGCTGCCACAagcgcgtgcatgtgtgtgtgtgtgtgtgtgtgtgtgtgagtgtgcacacgCTGAGATAATCCAAAGAGGAAAAACTTGTCTTTGTGTGCAAGaacagggagggaaggggagccaGGGGGGAAGAAGAGACAACAAAGACAATTGTGGGGATTCCATATTTAACCCCCCTCCCCGTAAGAAAATGGGTAGTCAATAAGGTGAGCCAGTAGGAAGGAAAAGCAATCGATTCTGTTTGGCAAGCAACTCATATATGTCCtatggtggtggtgtagtcgcctagtcatgtctgactgttttcaatcccatggactgtagcccgccaagctcctctgtccatgggattctccaggcaggaatactggagtgggttgccatgccctcctccaggggatcttcccgacccagggattgaacccaggtctccagcacctcaagcagattctttagggACTGAGTGAGGAGGGAAGCCTATATGTTACGTGGCTCATGTTTATACAGGACATCACAGATGACTCAGGCCGTGTACAGGCATACAGGTTTGGAGTCAGTGTGGGCTAGGCCTGCACAGGAAGTACAGTTATCCTGATTCCACATAAGAGGGAACTGCGTCTCAGGACCTTTCAGCAGCTGATTGAGCATCACCTCGCTGGGAGGTCCGGGAGGAGACCTCCGGTCTCCTGACACGTGGGCCAGGAACCCTGAGAGCAGCTGAGACAGGAGGGTCCACACAGGGCAGCGGGGCGTCCAGGGGAGGGCGCCCTCGACAGAGGGTGGGGCGAGAGCCCTGCACAGCCTCAGGAGACGCCTGGTGCgcggaggagaggggagggggcggcaCTCGGGAGCACCGCTGGCCCTCGTGGGGACGTGCCGCGTGGTTTCTGCACTGCCGCTTAGACCAGCTCCGCAGATAACAGCGTCCTTGTCCACTTGCCTCCCAGGGATACTCCACTCCACCCTCTGGCTACAGAGACGAGGCCGGGCTCCGGGAGAAAGAGTACGACTTTCCGCCTCCCATGAGACAAGCGGGCAGGCCCGAGGGCGTCTATGACATCCCCCCAACGGGCGCCAAGCCCCTGGGGAAGGACCTGCACCCTAAGTACAACGGCGACGCCCCCGGAGCTGCCGAGCTGGCCCCGCGGAGACACGGGGGCACGTCCCTGACCCAGCCGGCCCCCCAGCTGGGCCCACCCGTGGGCTCCCAGAACAATGATGCCTACGACATCCCCCGGAGCATCCAGTTTCTGGAAGCGCCAGCAGAGACCAGCGAGAAGGCCAGCCCGGAAGAGAGGGACGGGGTGTACGACGTGCCGCTGCACCAGCCGCCGGAAGCCAAGGGCCCCGTGGACGTGGTGGATGGCATCAACCGGCTGTCCTTCTCCAGCACGGGCAGCACGCGGAGCACCATGTCCACGTCCTCCACCACCTCCAAGGAGTCCTCGCTGTCCACCTCCCCGGCGCAGGACAGAAGGCTCTTCCTGGACCCTGACGCGGCCCTCGAGCGGCTGCTCCGGCTGCAGCAAGCCCTGGACGGGGCCGTCTCCAGCCTGATGGCCCTGGTCACCACCGACTGGCGGAGCTACGGCTACATGGAGCGGCACGTCAACGGGGTCCGCGCCGCCGTGGACAGGGTGGAGCTGGCCCTCAGGGACTACCTGCACTTCGCGCAGGGCGCCGCGGCGAATGCCGCCTGCCTCCCCGAGCTCGTCCTCCACCACAAGGTGAAGCGCGAGCTCCAGAGGCTGGAGGACTCCCACCAGATCCTGGGCCAGACCAGCCACGAGCTGAGTGAGTGCGGCTGGTCCCTGAACGTGCTGGCCGTCCACAAGCCCCACAACAAGTGGGACAGCCTGGACCGCTTCGTGATGGTGGCCAAGACTGTGCCGGACGACGCCAAGCAGCTCACCACAACCATCAGCACCAACGCCGAGGCCCTCTTCAGACCCGGCCCCGGGAAGGGCGGGCCGGAGAGCATCACGAACTCCACCGAGTACCCGCCCACCGGCTCCCCGGGGCAGCTACTGCCCCCCGGGGACCACAAGGCCCCCGCCCTCAACAAGCCACTGCCCCCCAGCCTGGGCAAGGAGCAGCCCCCTGACTGTAGCAGCAGCGATGGCTCCGAAAGGAGCTGGATGGATGACTATGACTATGTTCACCTGCAGGTAAAGATTCCAGACCCCTGAGGCACCTATATTTACGTGCAGGGGCCTGGGGCTCACACCTGTAAGATGTAGACTAGACCACTGAAGTGGAGACCACGATTTAAGGTTCAGGAGCACGGTTAGTGGTTCACAAGCTGGAGGTGGTGTTGTCCAGTAGGAAGAACGCTGGTCTGAGGGTCCAGAGTCCTCTAGACTTTTCCAGGACACTGTGTCACCAACTTATGTAAACTCACCTGaattcctcatttgcaaaatgaatgAAGCACAGAGTTGAATTAGATCTGATCGATACGCCTCAGGCAAGCAGGAAGAGACCAGCCACCCCTGACCCAAGTAGgatagtgctaagttgcttcagtcgtgtccaactctctgtgaccctatggactattgcctgccagcctcctctgtccatgggattctccaggcaa contains:
- the NEDD9 gene encoding enhancer of filamentation 1 isoform X4, with product MARALYDNVPECAEELAFRKGDILTVIEQNTGGLEGWWLCSLHGRQGIVPGNRVKLLIGPVQETSSNQDLPTSGLGAPPFGQQKLYQIPNPQGAPRDTIYQVPPSYQNQGIYQVPTGHGTQEQDVYQVPPSGQRGAGGANGPHLSKKVITPVRTSHGYVYEYPTRYQKDVYDVPPFQTAHGVYDIPPSSVKVPVFSVPVGEIKPQGVYDIPPSKGGYSTPPSGYRDEAGLREKEYDFPPPMRQAGRPEGVYDIPPTGAKPLGKDLHPKYNGDAPGAAELAPRRHGGTSLTQPAPQLGPPVGSQNNDAYDIPRSIQFLEAPAETSEKASPEERDGVYDVPLHQPPEAKGPVDVVDGINRLSFSSTGSTRSTMSTSSTTSKESSLSTSPAQDRRLFLDPDAALERLLRLQQALDGAVSSLMALVTTDWRSYGYMERHVNGVRAAVDRVELALRDYLHFAQGAAANAACLPELVLHHKVKRELQRLEDSHQILGQTSHELSECGWSLNVLAVHKPHNKWDSLDRFVMVAKTVPDDAKQLTTTISTNAEALFRPGPGKGGPESITNSTEYPPTGSPGQLLPPGDHKAPALNKPLPPSLGKEQPPDCSSSDGSERSWMDDYDYVHLQGKEEFERQQKELLEKENIIKQNKMQLEHHQLSQFQLLEQEITKPVENDISKWKPSQSLPTTSSGVSAQDRQLLCFYYDQCETHYISLLNAIDALFSCLSSAQPPRIFVAHSKFVILSAHKLVFIGDTLTRQVAAQDVRNKVMNSSNQLCEQLKTIVLATKTAALHYPSTPALQEMVHQVTDLSRNAQLFKCSLLEMATF
- the NEDD9 gene encoding enhancer of filamentation 1 isoform X2 yields the protein MKYKNLMARALYDNVPECAEELAFRKGDILTVIEQNTGGLEGWWLCSLHGRQGIVPGNRVKLLIGPVQETSSNQDLPTSGLGAPPFGQQKLYQIPNPQGAPRDTIYQVPPSYQNQGIYQVPTGHGTQEQDVYQVPPSGQRGAGGANGPHLSKKVITPVRTSHGYVYEYPTRYQKDVYDVPPFQTAHGVYDIPPSSVKVPVFSVPVGEIKPQGVYDIPPSKGGYSTPPSGYRDEAGLREKEYDFPPPMRQAGRPEGVYDIPPTGAKPLGKDLHPKYNGDAPGAAELAPRRHGGTSLTQPAPQLGPPVGSQNNDAYDIPRSIQFLEAPAETSEKASPEERDGVYDVPLHQPPEAKGPVDVVDGINRLSFSSTGSTRSTMSTSSTTSKESSLSTSPAQDRRLFLDPDAALERLLRLQQALDGAVSSLMALVTTDWRSYGYMERHVNGVRAAVDRVELALRDYLHFAQGAAANAACLPELVLHHKVKRELQRLEDSHQILGQTSHELSECGWSLNVLAVHKPHNKWDSLDRFVMVAKTVPDDAKQLTTTISTNAEALFRPGPGKGGPESITNSTEYPPTGSPGQLLPPGDHKAPALNKPLPPSLGKEQPPDCSSSDGSERSWMDDYDYVHLQGKEEFERQQKELLEKENIIKQNKMQLEHHQLSQFQLLEQEITKPVENDISKWKPSQSLPTTSSGVSAQDRQLLCFYYDQCETHYISLLNAIDALFSCLSSAQPPRIFVAHSKFVILSAHKLVFIGDTLTRQVAAQDVRNKVMNSSNQLCEQLKTIVLATKTAALHYPSTPALQEMVHQVTDLSRNAQLFKCSLLEMATF
- the NEDD9 gene encoding enhancer of filamentation 1 isoform X3 codes for the protein MWARNLMARALYDNVPECAEELAFRKGDILTVIEQNTGGLEGWWLCSLHGRQGIVPGNRVKLLIGPVQETSSNQDLPTSGLGAPPFGQQKLYQIPNPQGAPRDTIYQVPPSYQNQGIYQVPTGHGTQEQDVYQVPPSGQRGAGGANGPHLSKKVITPVRTSHGYVYEYPTRYQKDVYDVPPFQTAHGVYDIPPSSVKVPVFSVPVGEIKPQGVYDIPPSKGGYSTPPSGYRDEAGLREKEYDFPPPMRQAGRPEGVYDIPPTGAKPLGKDLHPKYNGDAPGAAELAPRRHGGTSLTQPAPQLGPPVGSQNNDAYDIPRSIQFLEAPAETSEKASPEERDGVYDVPLHQPPEAKGPVDVVDGINRLSFSSTGSTRSTMSTSSTTSKESSLSTSPAQDRRLFLDPDAALERLLRLQQALDGAVSSLMALVTTDWRSYGYMERHVNGVRAAVDRVELALRDYLHFAQGAAANAACLPELVLHHKVKRELQRLEDSHQILGQTSHELSECGWSLNVLAVHKPHNKWDSLDRFVMVAKTVPDDAKQLTTTISTNAEALFRPGPGKGGPESITNSTEYPPTGSPGQLLPPGDHKAPALNKPLPPSLGKEQPPDCSSSDGSERSWMDDYDYVHLQGKEEFERQQKELLEKENIIKQNKMQLEHHQLSQFQLLEQEITKPVENDISKWKPSQSLPTTSSGVSAQDRQLLCFYYDQCETHYISLLNAIDALFSCLSSAQPPRIFVAHSKFVILSAHKLVFIGDTLTRQVAAQDVRNKVMNSSNQLCEQLKTIVLATKTAALHYPSTPALQEMVHQVTDLSRNAQLFKCSLLEMATF
- the NEDD9 gene encoding enhancer of filamentation 1 isoform X1, which produces MSLVADTNLMARALYDNVPECAEELAFRKGDILTVIEQNTGGLEGWWLCSLHGRQGIVPGNRVKLLIGPVQETSSNQDLPTSGLGAPPFGQQKLYQIPNPQGAPRDTIYQVPPSYQNQGIYQVPTGHGTQEQDVYQVPPSGQRGAGGANGPHLSKKVITPVRTSHGYVYEYPTRYQKDVYDVPPFQTAHGVYDIPPSSVKVPVFSVPVGEIKPQGVYDIPPSKGGYSTPPSGYRDEAGLREKEYDFPPPMRQAGRPEGVYDIPPTGAKPLGKDLHPKYNGDAPGAAELAPRRHGGTSLTQPAPQLGPPVGSQNNDAYDIPRSIQFLEAPAETSEKASPEERDGVYDVPLHQPPEAKGPVDVVDGINRLSFSSTGSTRSTMSTSSTTSKESSLSTSPAQDRRLFLDPDAALERLLRLQQALDGAVSSLMALVTTDWRSYGYMERHVNGVRAAVDRVELALRDYLHFAQGAAANAACLPELVLHHKVKRELQRLEDSHQILGQTSHELSECGWSLNVLAVHKPHNKWDSLDRFVMVAKTVPDDAKQLTTTISTNAEALFRPGPGKGGPESITNSTEYPPTGSPGQLLPPGDHKAPALNKPLPPSLGKEQPPDCSSSDGSERSWMDDYDYVHLQGKEEFERQQKELLEKENIIKQNKMQLEHHQLSQFQLLEQEITKPVENDISKWKPSQSLPTTSSGVSAQDRQLLCFYYDQCETHYISLLNAIDALFSCLSSAQPPRIFVAHSKFVILSAHKLVFIGDTLTRQVAAQDVRNKVMNSSNQLCEQLKTIVLATKTAALHYPSTPALQEMVHQVTDLSRNAQLFKCSLLEMATF